The window ACCGGGCCGGCGATCAGGGTGACCTCGGCGCCCAGCTGGGCCAGGGCCTCGGCGATCGCGAACCCCTGCTTGCCGCTCGAGCGATTGGTGATGCCGCGGACCGGGTCGATGGGTTCGAAGGTGGGCCCGGCCGTGACCAGGGCGCGCTTGCCGGCCAGGGGGCGGTCGGCCGGCCCCTTCAGGGCGTCCATGATGGCGGCAAAGATTACTTCGGGTTCGGCCAGGCGGCCGGGCCCGAACTCGCCACAGGCCATGGCACCGTCATCGGGACCGACGAAGCGGACCCCGTCGGCCTTCAGGGTGGCGACATTGCGCCGGGTGGCTGGATGCAGCCACATCCGGACATTCATGGCCGGGGCCATCAGGACCGGCTTGTCGGTGGCCAGGAGGGCGGTCGAGGCCAGGTCGCCGGCAAGGCCGTGGGCCGCCTTGGCGATCAGGTCTGCCGTGGCCGGGGCCACCACCACCAGATCCGCCGAGCGTGAGAGCTGGATATGGCCCATCTCGGCCTCGTCGGTCAGGGAGAACAGGTCGTCATAGACCCTGTCCTCGGCCAGGGATCCCAGCGACAGGGGGGTGACGAACTCCGCACCTGCCTTGGTCAGGATCGGCCGCACGGCGACGCCGGCCTTGCGCAGAAGACGCGTCAGCTCCAGCGCCTTGTAGGCGGCTATGCCGCCACCGACGATCAGAAGAACCCTTTTGTCGCTCACGTCCGTCGGCCTCCGCCCCGTTCGCTGCCCTTATGGCCCATGCGCGGCGATCCGACAAAGGACAAGCGTGTGACGGACTC of the Caulobacter henricii genome contains:
- the coaBC gene encoding bifunctional phosphopantothenoylcysteine decarboxylase/phosphopantothenate--cysteine ligase CoaBC, producing MSDKRVLLIVGGGIAAYKALELTRLLRKAGVAVRPILTKAGAEFVTPLSLGSLAEDRVYDDLFSLTDEAEMGHIQLSRSADLVVVAPATADLIAKAAHGLAGDLASTALLATDKPVLMAPAMNVRMWLHPATRRNVATLKADGVRFVGPDDGAMACGEFGPGRLAEPEVIFAAIMDALKGPADRPLAGKRALVTAGPTFEPIDPVRGITNRSSGKQGFAIAEALAQLGAEVTLIAGPVFLPTPRGVTRIDVETARQMLAACQAALPADVGVFVAAVADWRVDEAFGTKLKKEKGGPPALTFVENPDILATVSATGPHRPQLVVGFAAETNDVEMHARAKLSRKGCDWIIANDVTEPGVMGGEDNAVLLVTQEATERWDRAPKDEVARAIARKIAEALA